The nucleotide window AATTAGAATAATTGCCTATTTAAGATTCCTTGTTATTGTATATATATCCACCTCTAGGAGAAATATAATATCATTCACAATTATTCAATCAATTATTCTGTGTTTAGTTTGGGTCCTTGCACCATCAATAATCATTCAACCGAATCAACCCATAAAGCGAGAGAAAGAATAAGCAGCAGAGAAGGCAACAAAACCCAACCTCCTTCAATTCGGGATATGAAAGAGGCATCGAAGAAACAGATCAAAATAAAGTGAGCCAGGAAGAAAGGGTTTCAGATGTTCATGTTCAGATTCAGGAAGAAGGCAACAAAAACTCATTTCTAACTGGcaaatcattataaatatttcaaactCAATGCATTAAAGTTCCTTGGAATGTCATAAAACTATAGTTCCGGCACAACACCACAAATAAGGCCACTGACCTAATGATCGAGATAAACGATAATTACTAAGCAGGTCAGATTATTGACTCAGAGGTCCCAGACTTGAGTTCTATTAAGAGAATTCTTGCTGTTCCTCATTGGATCCACACACTCTCTTCTCCACTGTAGGTGATGTGAAGAAATCCATCTTCATCCTTATTTTCCTCATTGATTGTAGACATCCAAGGCACCTGCAACATTGGAGGAATTATCACAACCACAACTAATTTGGGAACAAGTTATTATTATccctaaataaaaaatgagttGCAGCTACCAATTGGAGGTTTAGTGTTCctgaaatagaaaaatatatgtttttctgtGCTGACCCATGCCATTGactgaataaaaaaaaacaaattctcAAAGAGACATATCACCATAGACAAGGAATCTGCAGTCAGAAAAACAAGATAGGCAATAAAACTATGTGAGAACCCCTTCATTGGAGAAAAGCTATTAACACAAATGAACTTGGGAGTTTTCCTTTGTAGTACATGAACTTCggagtttttttcttttcagcatGCGATTCTTAATAtctgcattttcaattttttttttctgacgGATTTCGGAACATATATCAAAAGCATAAATGAAAGGGAAACGAGCCTACACATACCACTGTAgcaatacaaataaataaataaactaaagcACAACGGAATTGGAAACTAACTTCTTAGTGTCAATGTCATGAATGTCACTCCTTGCATCCTTGTCCACAGTCACCTTCATGGGGGCTCAGATTGGAACATAGTATATCCACTGATTGCATAGGAAGTAAAACATATTTAAGGCAGTGAAATTCTTACTGGTATACAATTTGGATGCTTCTCCCGCAGTTGCCCAgcatctaaaataatacgttgTTTGTATTTGTTCAAAATATTCCTGAACATAAATCAAAagcataaatgaaaaaaaaaaaaaaacaaccataTTCCACTATAGCAATACAAATCAAGCTAATTAAAGCACATCGAAATTGGCAATTGACTTCCTCAAATGAAAATCTTACCTCCATGTCTCCTTGTACCTGGCAGGAGTGTTGGTACTTGCAATCAAAATCGCAGCCTTCTCCATAACCTTAGCATAAAGTCTCAAATTAGAACAGAGTGCATCCATTGAATGCGTATGACGTAAACATATTTGATTCAGTGAAATTCTTACCGCATTGGCATTTCTCCTATTCCAAGGGTCTAAAGTTCGAATGGGCCTCGTGGATGCATAAAATgagtttttccttcttttttctaaCGAATTTCTAAACTTAAATGAAAAGCATAAATAGAAAGGAAACACAATCATGTTCCATTGTAGCAATACAAATCAAGATAAGTAAAGAACAAAAGGAGTTGGCAACTTCTCTTCAATGTCAGGAACGTCTCCTTGCAGCATTCTCCACAATCTGCATAAGTCTCAAATTAGAACAAAGTATGTCCACCGAATTCCTAGGGACTAAACATATCTGATTCAGTGAAATGCTTACTGGTATTGGATCTTGATTATTCTCTTCTGCTTTGCTCCTATCTGAAATATTTTCGTCCAAAACCATCATAAGAAAACAGATGACAAactttgacaaaaataaatcgccaatttaaaaaataaactagaATCACTATCAGACCTGATCTATGCAATTTCTAACTAATATTTAAACAACTACAGAGACCAAATACTAAAATAGGCACATCGGTATTGCATaaactatataaaaatacaaaccCGGAGAAATTTGAAGCTGGCAAAATCCTTTTCGCAAGGTGAAACTCCCACTACAACTGTTCTCTGTAAATTCCAAGCAACAAAACATCACAATTTCACACCAAATGATCTTAACCAGaaattaaataacaaatttaaacaCAATTACAACAAGAAATTCTCTTCTAAAATAACCATAATCACTATCAACCCtgtatctaatttttttttaaataacctTTAACCTACAAAGACCATCATCTTAAAGATAAATAACTACACATACTGTTTACATTTTTGCATGAAAAAGGAACATTTCAGCCTTAGacaaaaacaacatttcaCGTTTTATCTATAAAGTAAAAtccaaaagggaaaaactCATTACTCTgcttgaaaaattaaacattcaaattacaaacaaatattaaaacacaaaataggAACATGGGTATTGCataaactatacaataaaccaccccagaaaatatttaaaatatatataaaatttataaaaaaaaacaaaaaaaaaaacattgaccCTGTGGATATTCCTCCTTGAAAGAGCTTTCCGCCATGGAGAAACTCCCACAAAGACTGTTCTCTGCAAATtttcaaacaaagaaacatcACAACCGCATACCAAATTTTCTTCCCCAGGAATTAAATAACAACATCAAACATAACAATGGCAAGAGAAACGTTGTGAGTTGAAGCATTTGCCGAAAAAATTAACACACCAAAGACAAAAAGGGATCGATTAGGGATTTGGTGATTGAATAATTGATTGCTTTAGAACTGGGAAAACAACAAAGGGTCAAACCCAACCAAGGGCAACGTATGCATATGATGTATAAATTTAAGGCTTTAAATCAGGGAACACAAATGTTAGGGTTATTTCCGATTCCAAGTTTTCAACACGAATCCTATAGTGCAGTATTTCTACCCTTCTCttgtttatctatatatactagcctctctgcacgcgcttccgcgcttgcgagaggttttaaaaaaaaaataagtaaatttattttagaattaaaaaagataatgggtagttgtgttccatagaaataggatccattatctgctttttcttttttttttttaatttttttaaatatgaaaaagtatgaatttatcattttatcctcatttaattaataatttgaattcttaatgtttgcattaaccaagggcattttctggtattttgaatgtttcaccattctctgcctttgcTTTATANNNNNNNNNNNNNNNNNNNNNNNNNNNNNNNNNNNNNNNNNNNNNNNNNNNNNNNNNNNNNNNNNNNNNNNNNNNNNNNNNNNNNNNNNNNNNNNNNNNNCTACTCATTCATAAATGCGAGAAAACACCCTTGGTTGAGGGACCACGttataaattcaaattattaattaaatgaggataatatggtaaattcacactttttcatattaaaaaaaattaaaagaaaaagaaaaagcagataatgtatcctatttttatggaacacaactacccattatcttttttaattctaaaataaatttacttattttttttaaaaaacctcttgcaagcgcggaagcgcgtgcagagaggctagtatctCTTATTGATAAGGGTGGGTACGGTCCGGTCGTCGTCTACAACCAAAATCGAAACTGAACAAGGTATACGATTCAGTTTGGTTGTGATAAAAAACAGccaccaaaaccaaaccaacagAACCTACACAGCCCAGTTCGGTTTTCTGGTTCTCAGTATGGGCCTGAGcccaattgaaatttttttttttcggttttcTGGCTTCAAGAAGAAACGTGTACTAAAAACAGAACCTAGTAACATTTTACAAAACCATGCTTGAACTCAGTTCACAATATCCTAAAAACAGACTCCAAATTAATAAATCCAGtatactaaaaacaaaaaccagtAACAGTTTAGAAAACCAATTCCATGTCAATTCACAATATCCTAAAAACATAAACATCCAAGTACACTTTACTCGAGAAACACGTTGCTTGTAGGCTTCATTCTGAAGGTTGGCATGTGCCCGGTGCTCTTCAAGAAGGTCGAGGTTTAGAGAAAGTGCTTCTTCATTTGGCTTCGGTGCGAAGGTTTCCGTTCGGTAGGAAGGTTCGCCAATTTCCACCGGCACGACGGCTTCCGAACCGAAAGCCAAAGAGAAAGGGGTCTCTCCCGTGGACGTTCGATAGGATGTCCGAATGGCCCAGAGTGCTTCGGGAAGCTTTTCTGGCCAGGCTCCTTTGGCTTTGTCCACCTGCCGTTTCAATagtttcttgatgattttgtttattgcttcCACCTGACCGTTTGACTGGGGATGCACCGGTGATGCGAAAAACCGGTTGACTTTCAGGCGGGTGCAAAATTGCCTGAAGAGTTCCGAATCGAACTGCCTGCCGTTGTCGGTTATGATTGCATACGGGATACCGAACCGGCAACAAATGTGAGTCCAGACGAAGTCCTCTATCTTTGCTGCCGTTATGGTTGCCAGAGGTTCGGCTTCTACACATTTGGTGAAATAGTCGACGGCGACCACTGCGTATTTCACCTGGCCTTTGCCCTGCGGCATTGGACCGATCAGGTCCAGTCCCCATTGTGCGAAAGGCCAAGGACTCACGATCGGTGTCAGGGGTTCGGCAGGGATGTGCGGTATGCTGCCGAAACGCTGGCATTTATCACACTTTTTCACTAGCGAGATAGCGTCCTGGTGCATGGTCGGCCAAAAGTACCCCTGCCGAAAGGTTTTGTGGGCAAGTGACCGGGACCCGGAATGGTCGCCGCACACACCATTATggatctcccgaaggacgtagTCCCCCTGTTCTGCCGTAAGGCATTTGAGATATGGAGTTGTGTAGCCACGTTTGTAAAGGACgtccactactacaaaaaagcaaaaagacgacggtaaatcaccgtcgtgtatttggtttttcaatggtcgtggaatccaccgtcatcttttccctcataaaccacgacgctaaataaccgtcgttgttaaacaatacaacgtcatcaaaaaaatacaaaacgacgtctttgtactgcaaaaagatctaaaaaaagcaatcgaggatgataatagacgaccaattctctaaaaagaccgtcgttaaaaagggaaaatatgacacatattaagagaacaaggccgcaagatagacatacaacgacgacaataaaaatacgccgacgttaaatataattttcacgacaataaaaaatatgacgtctttaaatacattagaagacgacgttattgatacctactacgtcgcacatataaacacaaccgtcgtacaattaattttccacttcgatttttcgataaaagatgacgtggaaatagttgtcagtgtcattatttacgacgtatgtgtttctatagtagacgttgaaaaactaaacaacgtcagttacaaatatatgagagtcgtattaaaaaatttatacgtcctattttcagaaacNNNNNNNNNNNNNNNNNNNNNNNNNNNNNNNNNNNNNNNNNNNNNNNNNNNNNNNNNNNNNNNNNNNNNNNNNNNNNNNNNNNNNNNNNNNNNNNNNNNNNNNNNNNNNNNNNNNNNNNNNNNNNNNNNNNNNNNNNNNNNNNNNNNNNNNNNNNNNNNNNNNNNNNNNNNNNNNNNNNNNNNNNNNNNNNNNNNNNNNNNNNNNNNNNNNNNNNNNNNNNNNNNNNNNNNNNNNNNNNNNNNNNNNNNNNNNNNNNNNNNNNNNNNNNNNNNNNNNNNNNNNNNNNNNNNNNNNNNNNNNNNNNNNNNNNNNNNNNNNNNNNNNNNNNNNNNNNNNNNNNNNNNNNNNNNNNNNNNNNNNNNNNNNNNNNNNNNNNNNNNNNNNNNNNNNNNNNNNNNNNNNNNNNNNNNNNNNNNNNNNNNNNNNNNNNNNNNNNNNNNNNNNNNNNNNNNNNNNNNNNNNNNNNNNNNNNNNNNNNNNNNNNNNNNNNNNNNNNNNNNNNNNNNNNNNNNNNNNNNNNNNNNNNNNNNNNNNNNNNNNNNNNNNNNNNNNNNNNNNNNNNNNNNNNNNNNNNNNNNNNNNNNNNNNNNNNNNNNNNNNNNNNNNNNNNNNNNNNNNNNNNNNNNNNNNNNNNNNNNNNNNNNNNNNNNNNNNNNNNNNNNNNNNNNNNNNNNNNNNNNNNNNNNNNNNNNNNNNNNNNNNNNNNNNNNNNNNNNNNNNNNNNNNNNNNNNNNNNNNNNNNNNNNNNNNNNNNNNNNNNNNNNNNNNNNNNNNNNNNNNNNNNNNNNNNNNNNNNNNNNNNNNNNNNNNNNNNNNNNNNNNNNNNNNNNNNNNNNNNNNNNNNNNNNNNNNNNNNNNNNNNNNNNNNNNNNNNNNNNNNNNNNNNNNNNNNNNNNNNNNNNNNNNNNNNNNNNNNNNNNNNNNNNNNNNNNNNNNNNNNNNNNNNNNNNNNNNNNNNNNNNNNNNNNNNNNNNNNNNNNNNNNNNNNNNNNNNNNNNNNNNNNNNNNNNNNNNNNNNNNNNNNNNNNNNNNNNNNNNNNNNNNNNNNNNNNNNNNNNNNNNNNNNNNNNNNNNNNNNNNNNNNNNNNNNNNNNNNNNNNNNNNNNNNNNNNNNNNNNNNNNNNNNNNNNNNNNNNNNNNNNNNNNNNNNNNNNNNNNNNNNNNNNNNNNNNNNNNNNNNNNNNNNNNNNNNNNNNNNNNNNNNNNNNNNNNNNNNNNNNNNNNNNNNNNNNNNNNNNNNNNNNNNNNNNNNNNNNNNNNNNNNNNNNNNNNNNNNNNNNNNNNNNNNNNNNNNNNNNNNNNNNNNNNNNNNNNNNNNNNNNNNNNNNNNNNNNNNNNNNNNNNNNNNNNNNNNNNNNNNNNNNNNNNNNNNNNNNNNNNNNNNNNNNNNNNNNNNNNNNNNNNNNNNNNNNNNNNNNNNNNNNNNNNNNNNNNNNNNNNNNNNNNNNNNNNNNNNNNNNNNNNNNNNNNNNNNNNNNNNNNNNNNNNNNNNNNNNNNNNNNNNNNNNNNNNNNNNNNNNNNNNNNNNNNNNNNNNNNNNNNNNNNNNNNNNNNNNNNNNNNNNNNNNNNNNNNNNNNNNNNNNNNNNNNNNNNNNNNNNNNNNNNNNNNNNNNNNNNNNNNNNNNNNNNNNNNNNNNNNNNNNNNNNNNNNNNNNNNNNNNNNNNNNNNNNNNNNNNNNNNNNNNNNNNNNNNNNNNNNNNNNNNNNNNNNNNNNNNNNNNNNNNNNtcgggacgagtacgattctgaacatacccttcagcactttcatatatctttcaacgGATACATCActtaaaatatactggcccacatagacgaacttctctgacaagatgtactactagatgaaccatgatatcaaagaatgaagggggaaagtacttctcaagcaacacagagtaactactacatcttcttccaacttatctagcttggaaacatcaacagtctttgcacatatagcattgaagaagaagcacaaacgagttattgcataccttgcaggcttctccaaaacaaaacgaattgccacagggagcaattgttgcattaaggtatgacaatcatgtgatttaaggccaagaagtcttgaatcttgtacagatacaagatttttaatatttgaagaataaccttcagggaccttcataccatagaaagaattgcaaacctctctcttctctgctcttgacaaattccaaggcccaggaggcaaacgagtacgtctttctccatactcgggttgcaaatcagttttgacccccatgttcaataaatctaatcgagcagcaatcccatctttattttttccagggatctccagcaatataccaatgatactatcgcaaacattcttctcaatgtgcataacatctagggcatgcctcacaggaaggtatttccaatactcgagatcaaagaatattgatttcttcttccaacaaactctgtcaccattttcaaccatatgcagcacttcttctccggttaatggctctggaggtatgccatattcaggtttcccattaaaagctgcacgttgcctcctatatggatgattgattggtaaccattttctatgcccaatgtaacaaattttgtggccatttttcaacctgtgactaggtgtatcatcgccgcatattggacaagctttatatcctttaacaacacaaccagataagtttccataggcggggaaatcattaattgtccacattaatgcagctctgagtgtaaagtattctccattatgtgcatcatacactcctctaatcccaacccacaaggattttaaatcatcaatcaaaggctccaagtagacgtctatatcatttccgggttgtttaggaccggaaatcaataaggttaacatcatgaactttcgtttcatgcacagccatggagggagattatatgtaactaagataaccggccaacaactatatctgctacttagagaactgtggggattgaatccatcagatgaaagagccaatctcaagtttctcggctcattaccaaactcaggccatttatcatcaagaagtttccaagacggggaatccgccggatgagacatctgaccgtcaattgattttctagcaacatgccaccaagtcaaactcttagctgtctcatgtgattgaaacatccttttaaaccttggaattgggggaaaataccacaccaccttcgctggcacaccctctttcaagattgcatctttgccttccttccaccttgagataccacaagtaggacaattagttgaatcctcatactccttcctatacaagatgcaatcattggggcatgcgtgcattttctcataactcagccccaatgcacacaaagtctttttagcctcatacatggaggttggtattgtatttccttctggaagcaaatcgccttgaagtatcaataattctgtaaaacagacatcactcatcccatgttttgccttcaaattatacaacttcactaatgccgataacttcgtgtactttctacaaccagggtacactggttgatctccatccccaatcacattggcaaactcatacggatccgaaccaaaatcaccaaaatcattatcatccatatcaatttcttcagacacaaaactgtacctactatggccatcatcttcttcaacatttctgctagcattagtagttgcttcccaaggttctccgtgaaatgtccaattcttatagctttggtcaattccattaaagtataagtgatcccttataattccaacccaaacaacttcaaattaacacatttaacacatgggacaacggatatgtgttgtagttagaggattttctacagcaaagttcagaaatgcttccaccccaaattcatatgccttcgatcttctatccgagtgcatccatgacttatccatctccgacactataaNNNNNNNNNNNNNNNNNNNNNNNNNNNNNNNNNNNNNNNNNNNNNNNNNNNNNNNNNNNNNNNNNNNNNNNNNNNNNNNNNNNNNNNNNNNNNNNNNNNNNNNNNNNNNNNNNNNNNNNNNNNNNNNNNNNNNNNNNNNNNNNNNNNNNNNNNNNNNNNNNNNNNNNNNNNNNNNNNNNNNNNNNNNNNNNNNNNNNNNNNNNNNNNNNNNNNNNNNNNNNNNNNNNNNNNNNNNNNNNNNNNNNNNNNNNNNNNNNNNNNNNNNNNNNNNNNNNNNNNNNNNNNNNNNNNNNNNNNNNNNNNNNNNNNNNNNNNNNNNNNNNNNNNNNNNNNNNNNNNNNNNNNNNNNNNNNNNNNNNNNNNNNNNNNNNNNNNNNNNNNNNNNNNNNNNNNNNNNNNNNNNNNNNNNNNNNNNNNNNNNNNNNNNNNNNNNNNNNNNNNNNNNNNNNNNNNNNNNNNNNNNNNNNNNNNNNNNNNNNNNNNNNNNNNNNNNNNNNNNNNNNNNNNNNNNNNNNNNNNNNNNNNNNNNNNNNNNNNNNNNNNNNNNNNNNNNNNNNNNNNNNNNNNNNNNNNNNNNNNNNNNNNNNNNNNNNNNNNNNNNNNNNNNNNNNNNNNNNNNNNNNNNNNNNNNNNNNNNNNNNNNNNNNNNNNNNNNNNNNNNNNNNNNNNNNNNNNNNNNNNNNNNNNNNNNNNNNNNNNNNNNNNNNNNNNNNNNNNNNNNNNNNNNNNNNNNNNNNNNNNNNNNNNNNNNNNNNNNNNNNNNNNNNNNNNNNNNNNNNNNNNNNNNNNNNNNNNNNNNNNNNNNNNNNNNNNNNNNNNNNNNNNNNNNNNNNNNNNNNNNNNNNNNNNNNNNNNNNNNNNNNNNNNNNNNNNNNNNNNNNNNNNNNNNNNNNNNNNNNNNNNNNNNNNNNNNNNNNNNNNNNNNNNNNNNNNNNNNNNNNNNNNNNNNNNNNNNNNNNNNNNNNNNNNNNNNNNNNNNNNNNNNNNNNNNNNNNNNNNNNNNNNNNNNNNNNNNNNNNNNNNNNNNNNNNNNNNNNNNNNNNNNNNNNNNNNNNNNNNNNNNNNNNNNNNNNNNNNNNNNNNTTCTGTaggacgtaaaatatgtattccacgaggCAACCACCGTCGTCAAAAATAATGCCCTAAACCCATAacctaaattatacaatttaaaaagttaagtttataaaaggttttagggttttatagcctaacatataccctagactacccaaaaattatactttaaaataaaccccaatacataacaaccctaatctctaaaccctacactctaaaccctaaaccatccaactagaagtgattttatgactcatcaaaataatttcgttttggatggtcattttaaatttttgttattcaaaatgaattttttcaaggttcaTGTGGAagcaaatatatcaatgacttcataggagatgacttatcaattttctgatttattttaaatttattttgaatatttgatataaaaataataaaatattctgcCACAACAACaatccacgtcggtgttaCTAAATTGTAgccgttgtaaattgtaatcgactactaagtcgttaaaatgacgtcgttaaaatgagaaaccatggcggctactTAATCTAGCCGACGTAAATATANNNNNNNNNNNNNNNNNNNNNNNNNNNNNNNNNNNNNNNNNNNNNNNNNNNNNNNNNNNNNNNNNNNNNNNNNNNNNNNNNNNNNNNNNNNNNNNNNNNNNNNNNNNtaacatataacatagactacccaaaaattatactttaaaaataaaccccaataaataacaaccctaatctctaaaccctagactctaaaccctaaaccataaaactagaagtgattttatgactcatcaaaacaattttgttttggatggtcattttaaatttttgttattcaaaatgaattttttcaaggtttatgtggaagaaaatatatcaatgacttcataggagttgacttttcaattttctgatttattttatatttattttgaatattttgatataaaaataataaaatattcttaccatacaacaaaccacgtcggtgttaaataaattgtagacgttgtaaattgtaatagactactaagtcgttaaaatgacgtcgttaaaatgagaaaccatggcggctatttaactatacgacgtaaaatatatattttacgacttaaccgcagtcgttacataaacgtcgtcgattataccctgaacccttaagaaattgaagatattgtaaaccattaacgactcaattgttcaaagaacgtcgtctaactatttttttacgtcgtatttgtttaaaacacgcaacaacaaaatacgacggttattgactttattaggtcgttggaaaagtattacacgtcggttaagcaatttgtatgtttgttttttttttaatttaagaaaacctcaa belongs to Prunus persica cultivar Lovell chromosome G4, Prunus_persica_NCBIv2, whole genome shotgun sequence and includes:
- the LOC109948429 gene encoding uncharacterized protein LOC109948429 yields the protein MIVFPFYLCFSFKFRNSLEKRRKNSFYASTRPIRTLDPWNRRNANAVMEKAAILIASTNTPARYKETWRNILNKYKQRIILDAGQLREKHPNCIPVTVDKDARSDIHDIDTKKCLGCLQSMRKIRMKMDFFTSPTVEKRVCGSNEEQQEFS